From the genome of Fibrobacter sp. UWH6:
GCTACCTGAAAAAGGTGGGGCAGAATTATCTTCGTGAGCATACCTTCAACAAGGTGGCGGTTCATTCCAGGACGGTGACGGATTTTGTGGGGCGCAAGGATGAATTCAAGGAGATGAAGGAATTCGCCAAGACCTTGCCCTTCTACCTGGAAACGGAAAGTTTCAGGGCTCAGCACGCCAGTTTTCATCCGCGGGCTGTTGAGCTGCTGAAGGCTGCGGGCATCCATTGCTTTGCCGACGGAAATTTTGACGAATTGATTTTCCGTGCCAATGATGAAGACAATGAATATGGGGATTCCCTTTTCTGGCCTATCGATATGCTGTTGAAGGGACCGGAAATGGAACTGCCTAACCGTCAGTTCTTCTTTGATGGTGAAAATGTTAAGCGTTACAGGACCCGCTTGCGTTGGTGGGTGGACCCTGCTAAGGCCTCTTTGCAAGAATTGAGTTTACAGCCGGGTGTGACCATGCCCGAGGGTTGTGACGTAAAACCGGAAATTCGTTCTCGCGGCTTTTATGGGGAGGACGAACGCCCTGTATTCTTTGGACATTATTGGCTGACGGGTGAACCCCGCCTGATTCGTCACAACGTTTGCTGCCTGGACTTTAGTATCGCGGGGCACCTTGGAAATGGTCGGCTGGCCTGCTACCGCTTCGACGGGGAACAGAAGCTGGACGAATCTAAATTCGTGTGGGTCGGACGATGACCCGCATCTCCGCCGCTTTAAGGAAATTTGCCTCCCTGAAGGTAACCTGCGTTTTGCTGGTGGCTTTTTTGTTGCTGACTTTCTGGGGGACTTTAGGGCAGGCTGCTGCTGGGAACGAGGGGGCTGCCATTGCGGCGGACCGATTCTTTGGAAGTTATTTCCTGTGGGTGCTTGGGGTGGTGCCGCTGCCTGCGTTTAAGTCGCTGGCCGTTGTGAGTGCGTTGCACCTGATTGCCTCCATGATGTACCGCATGCCGCGGATTTTCTCTCGGGTGGACTCGGGCAGGCTTGTTCCCTCAGGTTGGCGTAACCTAGGGCTTTATGGGATGCACATTGCCCTGCTGGTTCTTTTGGTGGGTAGCCTTGTGGGTTCTGAGTTCCGCCAGGAATACAATGGTTTTCGCGCTGCTGAATCCTCAAAGCCCATTACATTCTACACTGTTGACGATAGCCTGAATACAAGTGCGGTGGGGGTAGGGGAGGGCTATCCCTATTTTACGTTCTACAAGGGCCAGGTGGATATGTTCGGCATGAAGGTGGATCTTTATACCGCTACCTATGATCCCTTCAAATTTGTGCCGTACGTGTTCATGATTTTGTTCTTGCTCAGTGCGGCGTTTCATTATGCTGTTAAGGTGCGGGCTGGGTCTGCTGCAAATAAAAAGAACTTTATAAGTGTGATTGCCTTGGTTTTTGCAGGCCTGTTTTTTACGCCTTCTGCAAATGCAACAACCCTTTTTCCTCCTGCTATTCCAGATTCTATTGCGGAAAAACTGCCTTGGAATCCTGAAGACCCTGTAATGGTCAATGGGGTTGTGCGCCCCTTTGACTCCTTTGCTCGCGGGATTGTCAACGATCTTTATGGCAAGGTTACTTTTAAGTACTGCGTAGAGGATGACTGCGATGATGAAGATGCGGTTTATATGGTTGGACTTATTTATGTGCGTGCCTCTGAAGAAAAAGAACTTTTTAAGGTTCTTCGCAGCGATGTGTTGCAGGCGCTTCATCTGCCTGAAAATAAACGTTATGTCAGCTACAATGATTTGAATGCCTCCCGTTCT
Proteins encoded in this window:
- a CDS encoding metallophosphoesterase, whose translation is MTCKNSFDFIGDIHGHCECLKALLKKLGYVESAGAFRYPGNERMVVFLGDYVDRGPNVRSTLNLVRAMRDAGSAIALMGNHEFNMLSFWQKNEGPRYLKKVGQNYLREHTFNKVAVHSRTVTDFVGRKDEFKEMKEFAKTLPFYLETESFRAQHASFHPRAVELLKAAGIHCFADGNFDELIFRANDEDNEYGDSLFWPIDMLLKGPEMELPNRQFFFDGENVKRYRTRLRWWVDPAKASLQELSLQPGVTMPEGCDVKPEIRSRGFYGEDERPVFFGHYWLTGEPRLIRHNVCCLDFSIAGHLGNGRLACYRFDGEQKLDESKFVWVGR